The genomic stretch ATCAGAGAATCCTGGGATCTCTCAGCATTGATCATAAGGGTATTTATAAGACTAGCCCCCCTTAACCCGTGTATAGATGGCATGTCATCGTAGAGCGAGTCTTTGAGCAGTATTAAAACCCTCGCAGACCCTGATCGAGATAGCTCCTTAAACACCTCAGGATCTACCTTATCACTGGTTATCACAACACCAGCCTGTGGATAAGAGGATACAACAGAAGCGCTAAACACACCCGCGAGGATGAGGGAGAGCACTACGAGTATATAGATATGCCGCCACATATCCATTCCTAATACCACCTCAGCCTATAATTAACATAGCATAATATTAAATATTTTATTAATACTGATCAGCATTATCTTAATATCTAAAAGCCTCTAGGCACAGCAGATCGGGTATCCAGCTCAAGAAATTAGCATGCCCCTGAAAGGATATAGACATGTATGATGTTTAGTAACTCTATTTTAGGATTCCTCTTAAGCCTGTTTTAAGCTTGATTTTAGAAATCTGAAATATATTGCATAAAGATAGATAAAAATATAATAGATGTAGATGAAACTCAGATACAAAAATTAAAGATATATGCTGGTGCTAGGTAGGCCCTTTAGCCGATCTTATACGCTCTACCTTACAAAAATGCTTACTAGGCTATCTAATGAGAAGACTCCTGGCCCTATTAGTGCCAATGCTATGCACGATGCTAAAAGAACCGTGTCTAGCTCCCACCCAAACATATATCCTTTCGTGGCTTTGAACATGGGCTCTGCATAGCCCCTTGGAATTGGTGCATTATAAAGCCTAGCTATATAGAAGATCGTTGTACCAATCATCTCAAGGGCTAAGAGTGCTGCTGCTATCCTAGTTAGAAAACCTATTATGAGAGCTAGTCCTCCGAGAAACTCAAGCACACCTACAAGATCGAATAGAGGTCCTGGTATGCCTAGCTGTGCCATCCCATCTCTCATAGGTTTTCTCCATGGGCCGGCTAGCTTTGGGAGTCCATGGACTATGAATAGTGCTCCTACAAAGATTCTCAAGAAAAAGACCGCTATGGATATATATGTTATATCCTGTGTAGTGGAGAAGATCGCTGTATATGGGGATGCATCTACCATCTAGACACCGTATTTTACTATGTAAAGTTGGCTTATAAGCCTAAATGTGGCTTAACCATGATTCCTATGGCAAAACTGACTATAAATTTACATTGTAAATTGATGTATAGTTATATTCAATAGTTCTGTAGCATTTAGATCTGGTGGTTTTCACGAGGATATTGATATTTGGTGGTGTTGGTTTTATAGGCGCTAATCTAGTTAAGAGGCTTGCTGGGAAGGGGTACGAGATCTTTGTAGCCCATAGAGGGCTTAGAGATGCCTATAGAGAGAGGCTGGGGAGGATTATCGCTGAAAACGCCTCTCTCATAGAGTATAGAGATCCCAGGGAGGCTTTTGAGGCGTCGAAGCCAGAGGCTATATATAATTTGGTTGGTGAGTTCTTTGGGAGCGATAGAGAGATTATCGAGGCTAATCTCGGCTTTGTCGAGAGGCTCTGTAGCATTTTGAAGAACTATGAAGGTCTTTTCATACATATCTCCGCCGCTACTGTGGTAGGCCCTAGAGGCGATACGATATATGAGGAGGAGAGCCATCTTAAGGGTATAAGCCCTGCTAATATCTTTGATATTTCTAAGGCCGAGGCTGAGAGGGTTATTGCTAGCAATATTAGGAGATGGGTTATAGTGAGACCAACCCTGGTGTATGGAGCCTATAACGCCCATCCCGAGTGGGTTCGGCTAGTCTCGATGATTATGAGAGGTATAGCCCCATTGATAAGGGCGAGGATCTCCGCTATCGAGGTATCTGAGCTCTCAGAGATCCTTTTAAGAGCTATGGAGCTCGAAAAAGAATATTTCTTCGCAACCGAGTGTGAGCCGTATAACTTCAACGACTTTATAGACGCAATGGCTAGAGCCCTTGGGAGAAACCCTCTTAAAATCCCAACCCCCCTCTGGCTTGCAAGGGCCCTCGCGCCGAAGGAGATTAGAAGGCATATGGTGTTTCTAAATAGGGTTTTCTCATGCGATAAGATGGCTAATCTTACCGGCTATAGGCCTAGGAGGAGGCTATACGAGGGGTTTGAGGAGATGGTGAAATGGATCTTAGAGACTAGCAATATTAGAAGGAGGAAGAGTTAAGGACCCTACCAGATAATGGATCTTCTCAAGAGCCATCAGCTAAAAGCCCGCCTACTAAAGATTAGAAGATCAGCGGTATTATTATGGTTGTTGCTATATATATAGTGGGTAGCTATTTGATCAAGATCCTCGGTCTAGGCCCATCAGGCACAGCACTAGCACTATCACTTGGTAGAGAGGTAAGGGCTATCGATATTCATCCTAGATATTACAAGGCATGTGGCGAGGCTGTCCCAGTTGATACCCCTATGGTTAGCAAGAAATATGTGTTGAGCAAGATAAGGAGGTTCTCATTCTATCTAGAGGACAGGGTTATAGGGGAGGTCAGCTATGCGAGTCCAAAGTGGTATATAGTGGATAAGGGCTCCTGGATCTCCTCTATGAGGGAGAGGATCAAGAGCTCTGAAGATATCAATGGCGGGATCTCTGTAGATGCGAGGGGGCCATATTCAAGTAAGGGGGTGAAGGTGAATGTTATAAGGGCATATGTTAGAGGCTATAGAAGGAATATAGATCCTGAGACAGTGTATTTCATATATGAAAAGGGTGTTGCAGGCTTCTACTGGGTATTCCCCCATGGAGAGGATCTAAATGTTGGCGGTGGTTTCATAGGTGTTAGAAACCCCGTGCCCTCTCTCCATAGATTCCTGGATAGATGGCTTGGAGGGGGGTCTATAGTGGATCTCAGGGGAGCGCCTTTAACGATAGAGCCAGAGATAGATCTGGGGTCGCAGAATATATATAGAATCGGCGAGGCAGCGGGCCTCGTATACCCGCTAACTGGAGAGGGTATAAGGCCTGGGATAGAATCGGCTATAGCACTTGCATCAGCCCTCTCGAGTAGGAAGCCCCTTGAAAACTATGCAAGGTCCATATCTAGGATAGTCAAGCAGATAGAAATCCAGAAGAAGATCCTAAGAATAGCTGTTAAGATAATTGAGGGTGGGGGCTCTATATCCCAGTTGATAGATGATAGTATCCTGAGGGACTATATAGAGGAGAATATATCTGGAAGAACACTTCTAACCATGATCTCTAGGAGGCCTGGCAAGGCTATATCTCTGATAGCCAAGATACTTAGGATCTAAAAACTACTGGGCCGAAACTACTAGGGCGCAGCATTCATCACCACAGCTCCTCATAATATCAACAACATCTGGATCAAGTAGTGAGAGTCTATAGAGAGCATCAACGTCTAGGCCGCAGATAACCTCAGCCCTTAGATAGTCTATATTCTTGGCTAGCGCCTCAATCTCCTCCCTCTTACCGATCTCAACAATAGCTGTATAGGTAATCCTTATGCTAGTACCTAGAGGAGATCTCATATGGGCAAACCAGATCATATTATACCCTAATCTTTATAAGCAGACAAGGGGATAAGCCTATATAAACAGGGATCTCTGTGGATATAGAGGTGATAGGGGGTATAGACTATGAGAGCTTCGAGTTTCTAAGGCTGGTTATGGATGTTGCTAGGACTATAAGAAGGGAGTATGGGATCGAGATATATGTATCTCCTTCAACAGAGCTATTTTCTACAGCTTTTAAAAAGGGTATAAGGATAGGGAATGAGGTATTATATATAGAAGGGGAGCTTAATAGAGAGTCGCTTATAGAGATAATCCTCGATATATATAGAGGGAAGAGGCAGCAAAGCCGCGATCCCAGGGATTCCCCGGTAGGCAGTAGAAGAGAGCCTATAGCAGGGTCAGGAGCTTTGTCTACATATGATATAGCATCCCGACAACAGCTTATAAGCTTAGCCGGGGATCAAGTATTGATAACGGGGATCCTATGATCTACTTTTAGCCTGGGAAGCGATTATCAGCTGTAGAGTAAATTTTAATAGTATATATAAGCTGGCACTATTTGTGTAGGGACTATTCCTTATCATCAATATCATCTCGATGTAGCTAGTGCTATGGTATTGAGATACTGTGGAATATGCTTAGCTGGTGATGCTGTATTACATGTGATATCCAGTGATCCTTTTTTCCGGCATCTCTATGTGCTCTCTTATCTTCCTCTCGATCTCCTCGACGGTTTCGGCATGTCTTATCAGATCTTGGATATCGATCTCCATACCAAGGATCTCAGAGATCTTCTTAACAGCTACAGAGGCCGCCCTGGGATCTGGTCTTTCCCTCTCCGCATAGGGTAGGATAACGGTTGCCGGCTGCCCCAGGATCTCTGTGAACATTAGGATTATTGCTAGGGGGCCTACTATTATTAGGCCTTTATCCATTGTAGGCTCTTTAAGCTCCCTTTTACCCCACTTATTGCCCGTCCATCTAAGGAGATCCTCTTGGGATCTTCTAACGCTTGGATCGAGACCTCCGATTAGTAGTATTTCGCTGATCTTATTCTCAACACTCCATCTAACTATGGTTTCCGCAAATTCTATCCTCTCATGTATATTTGGCACAACACTGTTAACTAGAACCACGAGGCCGCTCCCCTCTTTTGAATAGATCTCGTGGGGAAAGCTAAAGCTCCTCTCACCCTCTATAGATACTACATCTGGCATGTACTTAGTTATAACATAGCCTATCCTCTTTAGCTTTAGAGCCTCAACGATATATTTAGTAGCTATATACCCAACAGCACCGAAGCCTGGGAAGCCTGTTACAAGGTATAGCTCTCCATTCCTCCTCATAGCGTCTAAAGGCTCCGAGAGTATAATCCTTACTCTTCTTCCCTTCCTCTCCACCACTCACCCTCCCTAGTGATAGCTGCTACACCCTTGGTAAAATATAGAATCTCTCTGGGGGATAGAAGGAGTCTGCCTACACCGCAGAGCCTATCAGACTCATCTACTATGAGCACCTCGTCCCAGGGTCTGAGATCCTCATCGATATAGAGCACGTGTTTCGCAAATAAGTTACCCCCCTTTCTAATCTCATCAGCAACTTCATCAACAACAACCACTCTCATAGTGGGGAATCTAGATGCTTTATGAAGAGCAGCTCCCCCTATAAATCTTAAGAGAAACCTATAATCAGAGGCTCTTATAGTAGCTATCACACCCTCCTCCCCAAGAACAGCCCTGATCCTCCCAGTATTCTTAGACACGAGAACCCTGGAATTATCTGGTATAAGGGCCTCACCAGCACCTGGGAAGAACTGATAATCAGCTATAGCTCTTAGTCTTCTCAAGAGCCTCTGCGAGGGCTTCTCAACAAGCAGATACTCCATTATAAACCCAAAGATATATAGGGCCAGGGCTCTAATAGCTCTATTGCCCTGGATTTTTATTCCGATAAATCTTAGAGCCACCGATCTCTCAATGCTGTTTCAATTTTAGATGGTTTATAGGAGTTGATAGAGATCCATGAAATGATGTTAGAGGCATGAAGACTTTACATTTGTTTGGAGGAATGACTTATATTAAGGGTAAGCGATGAATCGTTAATAAATTTGAGCCTCTAGCCGATAAGTCAATAACTCTATATATGTTGTGTAAGTGCTGTAGTTTTATGTATCGTGCTGACATCTGACGGGATCTCCCCAGCTATGTTCTCCCTAGCCTTTCTCCCTAGAACCTTTTTCACCGCCTCTACAAGATCATCTTGTGTTATATAGTCCCTCCCAGCTCTTATGGCTATATAGCCTGCTTCTGTGCATATCGCCTTTATATCTGCACCTGAAGCTCCCTCTGTTATTTCAGCGAGTAAGTCTAGATCTAGATTTCCCTTAATATTTAACTTTCTAGTATGTACCCTGAAGATCTCCTTTCTAGCCCTTTTATCTGGTAGGGGTATATATATAATTCTATCGAATCTACCAGGCCTGAGTATCGCTGGATCCAGCACATCTATTCTATTTGTGGTTGCGATCACCTTCACATTATCTAGAGGGTCGAAACCGTCTAGCTCTGCTAATAGCTGTGTTAACGTCCTATGGATCTCCCTCTCCCCACTTGTCCCAACATCTATTCTCTTTGCAGCTATAGCATCTATCTCATCTATAAGAACTATCGAGGGAGCATGTTTCCTCGCCAATGCGAATACCTCCCTCACAATCCTCGCCCCCTCCCCTATGAATTTCTGTGCAAGCTCAGATGCTACTAGCCTTATAAAGGTAGCGTTCGTTTCTCCAGCAACGGCTCTTGCAAGAAGGGTTTTTCCAACACCTGGGGGGCCATAGAGGAGAACACCCTTGGGAGGCTCTATCCCAAGCCTCCTAAATAGATCTGGGTTTTTGAGGGGGAGCTCTACAACCTCCCTTATCTCTCTAATCTGCTCCTCTAACCCCCCTATATCGGAGTATCTCGTATTGGGCTTCTCAACTAGCTTCATAGCTGTTACAAAGGGATCTTCTCTGAAGCCTAGAACCTCAACGATCTCTGATCCCCTGTTATTAAGCGCCACAGAGATCCCTGGCTTAAGACTCTTGGGATCTATCTTAGGGCTTATATTAACAATTAGGTTAGGGCCTGTAGAGCTCTTAACAATAGCTCTCCCATCTGGTAGAAGATCTATGAGAGTCGCCTCTATCAGAGGTGGTTGTAGCATCTTCTCAAGCTCGATTCTACATTGGCTGAGCTCATCTAGCAGGGTTTTCTTCTCGATCTGAAGCTCTCTAACTGACTTCTCCAGATACCTCACATATCTCTCTAGATCTCTCTCAAGATCTATGTCTCCTCCGCTCTCATAGCCTCTTTGCTCCTCATATTCGCTTTCCTCTTCTACCATATAGCCCACACTGATTAATCTATCCCAACTAGGTTATTAAGATGTTACGCTACTTAGTAGCTTCAGAGACGAGGTTGGATATAGTTGGATATATATTCTCTTAAACATAGTATCTATGCTAGGAGGTTGCCTTGAAATACTCTGTAGCCGAGGCTTCCCACGATCCTTTTGAAGCTATCGAGCTATACCTCAAAGAGCTAGGATCGTTAGAGCTTGGCTGCGAAGTAGTCCCTGTAGAAGATGCGTATGGCAGGGTGCTCTGTGAGGATATAAGAGCTCCTATCTCGTTACCCCCCTTCCCACGATCGTTGGTTGACGGCTTCGCTGTGATCTACGATGATATAGCTGGTGCTTCAAAAGATAATCCCTCAAAGCTCAAGCTACTGGGTAGGATATCTGTTGGAGAGGATGCAAGCAATATAGAAGTTCCGAGGGGAGGATGCTATGCTGTTGATACAGGCTCCTATGTACCTCTTAACACCGATCTTATAATCCCATATGAGCGTACATCCATAGCTGGCGATTATGTATTTATATATAACCCTCTCCCAAGGGGGAGCAACATAGCATATCCTGGGAGTGATATCCATAGAGGGTTTATAATAGCTAAGAGGGGGTGGAGGGCTGATGAAAGAATTATATCCGCCATTGCCTCGGCAGGGGTAAAAAGTGTTAAGGTGTATAGAAGGGTTAGGATATGCATCGCTGCTACAGGCAACGAGCTTCAAGAACCTGGAGGCGGGTTAGAACCTGGCAAGATCTATGAGTCTAACTTGGAAGCCCTCTCAGCACTCCTGAGATCTGAAGGCTTTGAAGTACATAGCCTAGGTATTCTAAGGGATAGGGCAGATGAGATAAAGGAGGCTATTACGAAGGGTCTCGAGATCTGCGATCTTCTATTTATAACGGGTGGCACATCAGCTGGTATAGAGGACTATGTATATAGAGCGATTGAGGAAATGGGTAGGGTTATTATAAGGGGGATCAAGTATAAGCCTGGAAAACCCCTCACCCTAGGGGTTATAAGGGGGAAACCAGTGATTGGGCTTCCTGGAAACCCTGTCTCTGTTATCATGCTTATAAAGACAATAATGTCAAAGCTTCTAAGTAGGGTAAGAGGTGAGGAGGATTGGCTCCAAATGCCTTTGAACGGTCGTGGAAAGCTTTTAAGAAGTGTTAGAGGGGCTGAGGGGAGGCTAACACATATTCCGAGCATCCTTATAAGGGGGGAGAAAGGGCTTTTTATATTGCCATGGGTTCTCGAGAGCTATATGATATCTAGGCTAGCACTTGCCGACATATTTATCGAGATACCATATGACACACAGAAAAGGATTTTGAAACCTATGGAGGAGGTGGAGTTTAGAAGCCTCAGCCATAAACCAAGGGCATGGATTATAGAGGCGGGGGAGATACTGTGGGGTACAGGTATAGTTGGTGATAGGCTTAGGCTATATACATCGAGAGAGGAGGCCCTATCATGGCTTGAAGTAGGGGCTGTGGCGAGGGTGTATATATGTGAGCGCATAGATCTCTCGGAGGGAAGGGCTGTGGTTAGAGTTCTACCAGATAATACCTTAGAAAAATACAGGGTTGAGGTGCATAGGCGTAGCAAGCTATATAGGATCCCAGGGTTCCCCCACGGCACATGCTATTCAGAGGCTGTGAAGAGCCTTATATCGAGAGAGGGGGTTGAGAGATATCTAGAGATCCCGGTAGAGTTTCCTGAGCAGGCCTTTGAAATGTTTATAGACGGGTATCTCGATCTCGCGTTTAGTGCGGAGCGGATAAGCTGATACGCATTACTTAGAAAGGGTTTTGTGGAGGAACATTATGCCGGGTAATAGGATCTCCATAGCGCTTCTAACATCCGCAATATAGTGCCCCATATCAGGGATTACATGTAGCTCGAACCTCTTTCCAAGCTCTAGAAGCCTTTGAGCATATCTTAGCACAGGTCTAAGAGGGGTTCTTGTATCGTTTTGAGGCTGTATAAGGCATATAGGTGCTTTAAGCCTCTCAGCATAATTTATCGCAGACCTCTCCTTCCAGAGCTCCCTCTTACCATCGAATAGAAGTAATGCGAACTGCTTGAACAATGCGTCTCCCAGCTCATACATCTCCTCCCAATCGGGTACAGATGCTCCAGCCACAGCTGCGTCCCATATATCTGGCTCCCTCACAGTTGCCCAGACACTCATGAAGCCTCCATAGCTATATCCAAAGATCGCTATCTTGCTTGCGAGCCCCACCTCTCTCGCCCATTTAGCCGCGTACACAACATCCTGTAGATCTCCTCCCCCAGGGTCTCCTATATCTAGCCTCCTAAACTCCTCACCATATCCTGTGGAGCCTCTAAAGTTTGGCGCAACAACATGGTATCCGCTAGCTACGAGAGATGATATGATGATATCCCATCTATCAGCAACCTCCCACCAAGGCCCTCCATGAACATAGATCACAGTGGGCCCTGGCCTAGGCGCTGCATTACTCTCCACAACAAAGGTAGGTATCTCGAGACCATCGAAGCTCCTGATTCTAACGAAATACGATCTCCCAATCCTCCTCGCAATCCTCGGAGAGACCCTAGTTGATGCAAGAACCCTTGTTGAGCCTCCTGGCTCAACACCTATAAGCGATGGCGGGGATCTCAGCGATGATCTGCCTAGTATAAATATGTTTTTAGCTTTATAATATGCTGCAGATCCGCTATAGCCTGGGGGCAATGGGATCTCTCTACCATCCGCAAATAGATATACCCTACCATCCCTCTTACCTAGGAACCACGCTTTATCCCCATCCATCCAGTCGTAGTATACATGCTCAACTACTCTACGTCTAACATGATCTCTATAGGATGTTCTGAGAGGCTCTAGCCTCATAGAACCTGGATCAAGTACATAGAGTCTTTGGGGGCCAGCATAGTTTGATTCGAATAAAACCCCCTTCTCACCTATCCTCGGCGCGCTATTTGTCGAGCCCTTCCTAGGTGTATAGATCTCGAATCTCCTGCTAGATATATTTAGAAGAAATAGCTCCGAAGATCTTGCATCACCTGCTAACCACCCAGCACCAGCAATCATATCTCTCCTAACACTCGAGACATATATAAAGCTAGTAACTCTGTGGATAAGCTCAGCAGTGCCTCCAGGCCTTGCGATCCAGATGCCGCTCCCACCCTCTATCACAGATGAGAAGGCAGCCTTCTCCCCATCAAAGGCTAGCCCGGTTATTCTAGATGGCTTAAAACCCTCCACAGGAATCTTCTTACCTGTATAGGAGTCTGCGAAGACAATTGTAGATAGCTCCTTCCCAGGTGTTGTATCAACTATATATGGGAATACACTAGAGTCGGGGTGCGCTGCAGCCCCTAAAATCCTATCACCGCTGGTTATCTTGATCCTCTCGCCCGTCTCTAGATCTAGCGAATATAGATCCGAAGACCCCTCTTGTGTAGATAAATAGATCAGCCTCCGCCCACCTGCAATTCCTATAACAGCATATGTAGGTAGCCTAACAATCTCCTCTATTATCGAGACAACCTCGCTGTATGACAATATCCCAAACCTCACATTCTAAGGTTGGACTCTAGGGATATTAAGGCTAACCATCTTCTCAGCAATCATTGAGAAAGCTAAGAATAATAGATCTTAATCCTAATAAGTTTAGTCCAAATATTTAATTTATTTCAATTGAGATCTATTTATTAGGGAACCTTTGAAATACTCGATAATAGGTTTTGGATCTATAGGGACGTTAGTAGCTTATGCTCTTAATATATCAGGCCATATACCCTATATAGTCACAAGGTCTAGATCAAATTTGAAGAGGGTCTTAGTGGATCCTTTAGGGAATATCCACGAGGTTTACGGAGAAATTGTTGAACTGGGTTCGGATATGTGGATCGATAGCGATGTAATAGTTATATGTGTAAAGGCATATGATATACCTCATCTAATCCCTATACTCAATAGGGTTTCAGAAAGAGCTGTTGTAGTTACCCTCCAAAACGGTATTGGCTCCTACGAAGCCGTTATGGGTATTGTTGGAAGGGCTAGAGCTGCACATCTAGTTCTCAATCACGGTGCGTATAGGAAGGATCAAAATGTGGTTGTATGGGTTGGAGGTTCAACTAGCTATATAGGATCCCATGGTGTTCCCCGCAGCGTTTTAGAAGAGATAGCATTAGATCTAAGGATTCTCAAGGTAGAGGTGGTGGATGATATAAATAGCTATAGATGGCTCAAGCTTGCTGTTAACGCCTCTATAAATCCCATAACAGCTATTCTGAGAAGCAGAAACTCTGTTATCGTTGATAACCAGTGGGCAAGATATCTAGCGGAAGCTGTGGTTAGAGAGATCCAGGAGCTATGTAGAGTACTTATGATTAAGCTGCCAAGAGATCCCTTGGAAGAGGTTTTAGAGGTTGCAAGGGCAACGGGTAATAACTACTCATCCATGCTAATGGATCTCTGTGAGCGCGGCCGTACCGAGATAGACTATATAAATGGCTATATAGTTCGAGAGGGTGTTAAGCATGGCATGAGGTTAATAGCTAATGAGGTTCTCTATTATCTAGTTAAGGCAATTGAGATTCAGGGGGTCAAGTGTGACAAGGGATGAGAGGAAGAAGATAACCCCGGTGGACTTTGTCAAGGCTAAGAGGAGGGGGCATAGATTGGTTATGGTGACCGCATATGATTATTACCAGGCTAGAATAGCAGATGAAGCGGGGGTTGATGGCATCCTTGTGGGGGATTCCCTTGGAATGGTTGTTATGGGCTTCAGCTCAACAATACCAGTCACAATGGGTATGATAGCACACCACCTCAGAGCAGTCCTCAACGCAAGGCCTAGATGCCTTGTAGTAGCTGATATGCCATTCATGAGCTACGAGATAAGCAGGGAAGAGGCTGTGAGAAACGCTGGTAAGCTAATAAAGCGAGGGGCTGATGCTGTTAAGGTAGAGGGGCTGGAAGAGGTTGTTGATAAGGTTGAGGCGATGGTGAGATCTGGGATCCCGGTGATGGGGCATGTCGGTCTAAACCCCCAGAGATCCCTTGTTACTGGCCTCAGAATAAGGGGTAAAAAGGCTGAGGAGGCTGTGGAGATTATAGAGGCGTCAAAGGCTCTTGAGGAGGCAGGGGCCTTCTCAATAGTGATCGAATATACTGCATCAGAGATCGCTGAGGAGATCACCAAGAGGCTTAGCATACCAACTATATGCATAGGCTCGGGCCCCCACTGCGATGGGCAGATCCTTGTATTCCACGATCTGGTGGGGTTAAATCCCTCACCACCACCATTTGCCAAGCAATATCTAAGAGCATATCAGCTAATGCTAGACGCCCTAGCGCTATATGTTAAAGAGGTTAGAGAAGGGCTCTTCCCAGGCAGAGAGATGTACTGGTCAATGGATCCTGAAGAGCTGGAGAAGCTAAAGAAAGCGTTAAAGGAGAGAAGAAGCGGGGATAACACATCATTATCCTCCCCACCATAGAAGCTAAACCTTACCGTTCACCCGAGAGCGGTTTTAGCCACCCTCGGGCTCCTCACGGTCTCCCCAGGCCCCCTCACCGCGGTTCATCCACGGGTCTCGGAAACCCGGGGTCACAGATATTTATAATCTTCGGAGCTTATATATGCCTCGGCATAGCTAATAGCCCTGAAGAGTATTAACCGTGAACCCACATGAAAGCTTCTAAAGACAATCAAAAATGTTTCAGCCCCTAAAGAGTGGTGTTTCCACCTAGGTGGCGAGGTCTAAAACTGCATCCTAGACCTCTGCGGTAGGAGGCTCTATGCGAGAGTGGTGAATATTTATTGCAACAAATGTTACTGCTTCGAGAAATATCTGCCCCAAGGCCTTATAGATAGTATAGTAGGATTTTGTCCTCTAGGGCTGGAGGAGGTTAGATCCTAACCTAAAGGGCAAGATGTTAATTATAAGCAGAGATCTATTGTTTGCAGTTACTATATTCTCTTACAATGCTAAGTCCGCTGCCAAGGATTAGCACGCCTATTGCTAGCGATAATAGGGATGCTAGAACCCTGTTATCCATGATAAGATATATTGATAATGCCATGAATACCAGGGATGTTGATATAAGAGATAGAGCCAAGATCCAGAGGCTCTTCATGCCACGCCCAGGATAATAAGCTATGAGCATTATAAAGCCCACCGCTATCACTTAAGATCTGCTGGTTAACCAATATTTCTAAAGACCTAGGTAGACTATATATAGAAGCATTGATGCCGGGGTTATACAGTGGCTTAGATATCTATAGCAAGTACTCCCAGCGATCTTATCTATACGAAGAATCAGCTTCTCAGCAGCTATCCCTATTATAAGTATTAGGAGCAGGGTTGGCTCTCTATATATGGCTGCCCCTATGATGG from Sulfolobales archaeon encodes the following:
- a CDS encoding alpha/beta fold hydrolase, translating into MSYSEVVSIIEEIVRLPTYAVIGIAGGRRLIYLSTQEGSSDLYSLDLETGERIKITSGDRILGAAAHPDSSVFPYIVDTTPGKELSTIVFADSYTGKKIPVEGFKPSRITGLAFDGEKAAFSSVIEGGSGIWIARPGGTAELIHRVTSFIYVSSVRRDMIAGAGWLAGDARSSELFLLNISSRRFEIYTPRKGSTNSAPRIGEKGVLFESNYAGPQRLYVLDPGSMRLEPLRTSYRDHVRRRVVEHVYYDWMDGDKAWFLGKRDGRVYLFADGREIPLPPGYSGSAAYYKAKNIFILGRSSLRSPPSLIGVEPGGSTRVLASTRVSPRIARRIGRSYFVRIRSFDGLEIPTFVVESNAAPRPGPTVIYVHGGPWWEVADRWDIIISSLVASGYHVVAPNFRGSTGYGEEFRRLDIGDPGGGDLQDVVYAAKWAREVGLASKIAIFGYSYGGFMSVWATVREPDIWDAAVAGASVPDWEEMYELGDALFKQFALLLFDGKRELWKERSAINYAERLKAPICLIQPQNDTRTPLRPVLRYAQRLLELGKRFELHVIPDMGHYIADVRSAMEILLPGIMFLHKTLSK
- a CDS encoding ketopantoate reductase family protein, producing the protein MKYSIIGFGSIGTLVAYALNISGHIPYIVTRSRSNLKRVLVDPLGNIHEVYGEIVELGSDMWIDSDVIVICVKAYDIPHLIPILNRVSERAVVVTLQNGIGSYEAVMGIVGRARAAHLVLNHGAYRKDQNVVVWVGGSTSYIGSHGVPRSVLEEIALDLRILKVEVVDDINSYRWLKLAVNASINPITAILRSRNSVIVDNQWARYLAEAVVREIQELCRVLMIKLPRDPLEEVLEVARATGNNYSSMLMDLCERGRTEIDYINGYIVREGVKHGMRLIANEVLYYLVKAIEIQGVKCDKG
- the panB gene encoding 3-methyl-2-oxobutanoate hydroxymethyltransferase → MTRDERKKITPVDFVKAKRRGHRLVMVTAYDYYQARIADEAGVDGILVGDSLGMVVMGFSSTIPVTMGMIAHHLRAVLNARPRCLVVADMPFMSYEISREEAVRNAGKLIKRGADAVKVEGLEEVVDKVEAMVRSGIPVMGHVGLNPQRSLVTGLRIRGKKAEEAVEIIEASKALEEAGAFSIVIEYTASEIAEEITKRLSIPTICIGSGPHCDGQILVFHDLVGLNPSPPPFAKQYLRAYQLMLDALALYVKEVREGLFPGREMYWSMDPEELEKLKKALKERRSGDNTSLSSPP